One genomic segment of Agromyces intestinalis includes these proteins:
- a CDS encoding PaaI family thioesterase gives MADRGQFAVGVHNETDFIRAVTDARLSVVAEALQQGRVQQLWEVVIRDERGVLVARGTLRLQNIPRPVPSAGAPER, from the coding sequence GTGGCGGATCGCGGTCAGTTCGCCGTCGGCGTCCACAACGAGACCGACTTCATCCGCGCCGTCACGGATGCGCGACTCTCCGTCGTCGCCGAAGCGTTGCAGCAGGGCAGGGTCCAACAGCTCTGGGAGGTCGTCATCCGCGACGAGCGTGGCGTCCTCGTCGCGCGCGGGACGCTCCGGCTCCAGAACATCCCGCGGCCGGTGCCGTCTGCCGGTGCTCCGGAGCGTTGA
- a CDS encoding aldo/keto reductase, translating to MRYRTIGNGRTAFDVSTICLGTMWFGTRTPEPTAFAILDRFVDAGGTFLDTANNYNAWGEGYGRDSEDVIGRWLASRPGVRDRVRIATKLGAAKRDPKLPLSSTPPTNFQGLSARVIDAEARLSLRHLGVEHLDVLYGHVDDRDTPLAETVGAFGALQDEGVVGITGISNVAVWRVVEAREEAVRQGIAPYGLVQQQYSYVHPEQGRLNFATPELLDYAASTGVDGRPPLTVVAYSPLHQGALVNPAKSLWGGTNHPTSHERLDRLRGIAAELDVTPNQLALAWMLGGETPVVPIVGASSVAQLEEALGAAELDLDPEVRTRLDSEWAALHTAPVAA from the coding sequence ATGCGCTACCGCACCATCGGCAACGGCCGGACCGCCTTCGACGTGTCCACGATCTGCCTCGGCACGATGTGGTTCGGCACTCGCACGCCCGAGCCGACCGCGTTCGCCATCCTCGACCGCTTCGTCGACGCCGGCGGCACGTTCCTCGACACGGCGAACAACTACAACGCGTGGGGTGAGGGCTATGGCCGCGACTCCGAGGACGTGATCGGCCGCTGGCTCGCGAGCCGTCCCGGCGTGCGCGATCGGGTGCGCATCGCAACCAAGCTCGGTGCGGCGAAGCGCGACCCGAAGCTCCCGCTCTCGAGCACGCCCCCGACGAACTTCCAGGGCCTCAGTGCCCGTGTGATCGACGCTGAGGCCCGCCTGAGCCTGCGGCACCTCGGCGTCGAGCACCTCGACGTGCTCTACGGGCACGTCGACGACCGCGACACCCCGCTCGCCGAAACGGTCGGCGCGTTCGGCGCACTGCAGGACGAGGGCGTCGTCGGCATCACGGGTATCTCGAACGTCGCTGTTTGGCGTGTCGTCGAGGCCCGCGAGGAGGCCGTTCGGCAGGGTATCGCTCCCTATGGACTCGTGCAGCAGCAGTACAGCTATGTGCACCCGGAACAGGGACGGCTCAACTTCGCGACGCCTGAGCTCCTCGACTACGCGGCATCCACTGGCGTCGACGGCCGCCCGCCGCTGACCGTAGTGGCATACTCTCCACTGCACCAGGGCGCGCTCGTGAACCCCGCGAAGTCGCTCTGGGGCGGCACCAATCACCCGACCTCGCACGAGCGACTCGACCGCCTGCGCGGGATCGCGGCAGAGCTGGATGTCACACCCAACCAGCTCGCGCTCGCCTGGATGCTCGGCGGTGAGACGCCTGTCGTGCCGATCGTCGGAGCTTCGAGCGTCGCTCAGCTGGAGGAAGCGCTCGGCGCGGCCGAACTCGACCTCGACCCGGAGGTACGCACCCGCCTTGACTCGGAGTGGGCAGCCCTGCACACCGCGCCGGTTGCGGCCTGA
- a CDS encoding PLP-dependent aminotransferase family protein — protein sequence MSSDQANLGNTALAWEVLLDLDAEAGRLRDRMERALRAAIGDGRLAPGSVLPPSRLLAARLGISRWVVTEAYGQLVAEGVLEARVGAGTRVPPPKASPLAQALPPQSGRGDRRADVGGGAVDMATSRPAPARFDLGAGKPDLRFAPRDRWIAAMRRALAVLPDAELTESPRNGNPRARAAVAAHLVASRNALTGPAEVVVTASTRDAVDRVAAALRTLGHTHLLVEDPSWSALRTIAAQHGLAPVPVPVDDDGVDVDALVDTAHRTGARVALVTPAHQFPLGAALSPGRREALARWAREQDAVLIEDDYDAEFRYDRRPIAALQRHAPERTVLLGSLSKSVSPAFGIGWAVVPEWLQAALPPTSSRPSTLDQLAFAEFVEGGDFARHLRASRIRLGRRRATLAAAVARELPGARLTGIEAGMHAVLALPSGMTAASVVTAAAAAGVEVSDAAWYRASETPRPEALVLSYGNLADPLVDEAVAELARIIQGLVPRR from the coding sequence ATGTCTTCTGACCAGGCCAATCTGGGGAATACCGCCCTCGCGTGGGAGGTGCTGCTCGATCTCGATGCCGAGGCCGGGCGGCTCCGAGATCGCATGGAACGGGCGTTGCGTGCCGCGATCGGAGATGGCCGTCTCGCGCCAGGCTCCGTACTGCCGCCTTCCCGGCTGCTCGCAGCACGACTCGGCATATCCCGCTGGGTGGTCACCGAGGCCTACGGGCAACTCGTGGCCGAGGGCGTGCTCGAAGCGCGCGTGGGCGCAGGCACGCGTGTTCCGCCGCCCAAAGCCTCTCCGCTCGCGCAGGCACTCCCGCCGCAATCGGGTCGAGGTGATCGGCGCGCCGACGTCGGCGGGGGCGCGGTCGACATGGCGACCTCCAGGCCGGCTCCGGCACGCTTCGACCTCGGAGCCGGGAAACCCGATCTCCGGTTCGCGCCCCGCGATCGGTGGATCGCGGCCATGCGCCGAGCCCTGGCCGTGCTGCCTGACGCCGAACTCACCGAATCGCCTCGAAACGGAAATCCACGTGCCCGCGCCGCGGTCGCGGCCCACCTCGTCGCCTCGCGCAATGCGCTCACAGGCCCGGCCGAGGTTGTGGTCACAGCCAGCACGCGCGACGCGGTGGACCGGGTGGCGGCGGCACTGCGAACGCTGGGGCACACCCACCTGCTCGTCGAGGACCCGAGCTGGTCGGCGCTGCGTACGATCGCCGCCCAGCATGGCCTCGCGCCGGTGCCGGTACCGGTCGACGACGACGGGGTCGACGTCGACGCGCTCGTGGATACCGCGCACCGCACGGGTGCGCGAGTGGCCCTCGTGACGCCGGCACATCAGTTTCCGCTCGGTGCGGCGCTCTCGCCCGGGCGGCGCGAAGCCCTCGCGCGGTGGGCGCGGGAGCAGGACGCCGTGCTGATCGAGGATGACTACGACGCCGAGTTCCGCTACGATCGACGGCCGATCGCGGCGCTGCAACGGCACGCGCCCGAGCGCACGGTGCTGCTCGGCTCTCTCAGCAAGAGCGTCTCACCGGCGTTCGGCATCGGTTGGGCGGTCGTACCGGAGTGGCTGCAGGCCGCGCTTCCGCCGACATCATCCCGGCCGTCGACGCTCGACCAGCTGGCCTTCGCCGAGTTCGTCGAGGGCGGCGACTTCGCGCGGCACCTGCGTGCGAGTCGCATTCGCCTCGGCCGGCGCCGTGCCACGCTCGCGGCGGCGGTTGCGCGCGAGCTCCCCGGCGCCAGGCTGACCGGCATCGAGGCCGGCATGCACGCCGTACTCGCGCTGCCGTCCGGCATGACTGCGGCATCGGTCGTCACGGCGGCCGCGGCGGCGGGCGTCGAGGTTTCGGATGCCGCGTGGTACCGCGCCTCGGAGACGCCGCGACCAGAGGCGCTCGTACTCAGTTACGGCAATCTCGCCGACCCGCTCGTCGATGAGGCGGTCGCAGAGCTGGCGCGCATCATCCAGGGCTTGGTGCCGCGCCGATAG
- a CDS encoding AraC family transcriptional regulator produces the protein MEATPWDSRDRIARVLQTLRMRGVFYCRSELTQPWGLEMPAIPDSVSFHVPTFGSCWLRVDGVDPVELRPGDLALVPHGRGHEILSSPGIGSSRVDLLPQHYLGPHYSVLRHGGGGRATQLICGIVAFDDPAARELVRGLPKILTVSGDEPVMASSVRDTLRLMADELTRAQPGAEAVATRLSDILVVQAIRAWLAHDPTSHDGWLLALHDDRIGGALEAMHAEPHRAWNLEQLARVATMSRSAFSARFTGMVGEAPMAYLTRWRMSLAVNRLRDDRATVAQVAAEVGYESEAAFTRAFARTIGQTPGAVRRQAAPASASASGSNAL, from the coding sequence AAGCCACACCATGGGACAGCCGAGACCGCATCGCCCGGGTCCTGCAGACACTGCGGATGCGCGGGGTCTTCTACTGCCGCTCCGAGCTGACCCAGCCCTGGGGGCTGGAGATGCCGGCGATCCCCGACTCGGTGAGCTTCCACGTGCCGACGTTCGGATCGTGCTGGCTCCGCGTCGACGGCGTCGACCCCGTCGAACTGCGTCCCGGTGACCTCGCACTCGTGCCGCACGGCCGTGGGCACGAGATCCTGAGCTCGCCGGGTATCGGGTCATCGCGGGTCGACCTGCTCCCGCAGCACTACCTCGGACCGCACTATTCGGTGCTCCGGCACGGCGGTGGCGGCCGTGCGACACAGCTGATCTGCGGAATCGTCGCGTTCGATGACCCGGCCGCCCGCGAGCTCGTGCGCGGCCTGCCGAAGATACTGACGGTGAGCGGCGATGAACCTGTCATGGCGTCGTCCGTCCGAGACACCCTGCGCCTCATGGCCGACGAACTCACTCGCGCGCAACCCGGCGCGGAGGCCGTCGCCACGCGGCTCTCCGACATCCTCGTCGTGCAGGCCATTCGCGCCTGGCTCGCACACGACCCCACCTCGCACGACGGCTGGCTGCTGGCCCTGCACGACGATCGGATCGGAGGAGCCCTCGAGGCGATGCACGCCGAACCCCACCGAGCGTGGAACCTCGAGCAGCTCGCACGCGTCGCCACGATGTCGAGATCGGCGTTCAGCGCACGATTCACCGGCATGGTCGGCGAGGCGCCCATGGCCTATCTCACTCGCTGGCGCATGAGCCTCGCCGTCAACCGGCTGCGCGACGACCGCGCGACGGTCGCCCAGGTCGCCGCCGAAGTCGGCTACGAGTCGGAGGCAGCCTTCACCCGCGCGTTCGCCCGCACCATCGGGCAGACGCCGGGCGCCGTGCGCCGGCAGGCAGCGCCGGCATCGGCGTCGGCGTCGGGGTCGAACGCTCTCTGA